The following are encoded in a window of Paraburkholderia sp. HP33-1 genomic DNA:
- the mlaD gene encoding outer membrane lipid asymmetry maintenance protein MlaD — MKKNALDFWVGLFVVLGFVALLFLALKAGNMSSLSFQATYPVKLKFDNIGGLKARAPVKSAGVTVGRVASIDFDSNTYQALVTIDIDKQYQFPRDTSAKILTSGLLGEQYIGLEPGGDSEMLKAGDTISMTQSAIVLENLIGQFLYSKAADSGAAKPAASVPAPAPGAPASGAAGQ, encoded by the coding sequence ATGAAAAAGAATGCTCTCGACTTCTGGGTCGGCCTGTTTGTGGTGCTGGGTTTCGTGGCGTTGCTGTTTCTTGCGCTGAAGGCCGGCAACATGAGCTCGTTGTCGTTCCAGGCAACGTACCCGGTCAAGCTCAAGTTCGACAACATCGGCGGGCTGAAGGCGCGCGCGCCGGTGAAGAGCGCGGGCGTGACGGTCGGCCGGGTCGCGTCGATCGACTTTGATAGCAACACCTACCAGGCGCTCGTCACGATCGATATCGACAAGCAGTACCAGTTTCCGCGGGATACGTCGGCGAAGATCCTGACCTCGGGTCTGCTCGGCGAGCAGTACATCGGGCTCGAGCCGGGTGGCGACTCGGAAATGCTCAAGGCTGGCGATACGATCTCGATGACGCAATCGGCGATCGTGCTGGAAAATCTGATCGGCCAGTTCCTGTATAGCAAGGCCGCGGATTCCGGCGCGGCGAAGCCCGCTGCATCGGTCCCTGCACCGGCGCCTGGCGCGCCGGCCTCCGGCGCTGCCGGCCAGTAA
- a CDS encoding MlaA family lipoprotein, whose product MQTTLQTGRSGARVLQFGKVAVAAALLAGCTTVQTPTKGDPFEGLNRTIFTVNDKIDQYALKPVAKGYVWATPQPVRDSVTNFFSNIGDVYIAANNLLQLRIADGVSDIMRIVINTVFGVGGLFDVATLAKLPKHENDLGLTLGHYGVPPGPYLVLPLFGPSTVRDAVGSIGNYYVNPISYIDPPGLSWALYGLNIVNTRANLLGAGEVLEGAALDKYSFVRNAYLQRRQYLLSAGGRRQQELPNYDEEAPLPKYDEGETGAQGAAGNAAPASGAAVPPPQGASAPEPASGTETPPLDMNGGPETTQIPAGQLVPPTHFNFPSFRLH is encoded by the coding sequence ATGCAGACGACACTGCAGACCGGGCGCAGCGGCGCGCGCGTCCTACAGTTCGGCAAGGTCGCGGTGGCGGCTGCGCTGCTAGCCGGTTGCACGACCGTGCAGACACCCACCAAGGGCGATCCGTTCGAAGGGCTGAACCGCACGATCTTCACCGTCAACGACAAGATCGACCAGTACGCGCTGAAACCGGTCGCGAAGGGCTACGTTTGGGCCACGCCGCAGCCGGTGCGCGACAGCGTAACGAACTTCTTCTCGAACATCGGCGACGTCTATATCGCGGCGAACAACCTGCTGCAACTGCGCATCGCCGACGGCGTGTCGGACATCATGCGGATCGTGATCAACACGGTGTTCGGCGTCGGCGGCCTGTTCGACGTCGCGACGCTCGCGAAGCTGCCCAAGCACGAGAATGACCTCGGTCTGACGCTCGGCCACTATGGCGTGCCGCCGGGTCCGTACCTGGTGCTGCCGCTGTTCGGGCCGAGCACGGTGCGCGATGCGGTCGGCTCGATCGGCAACTACTACGTGAACCCGATCAGCTACATCGATCCGCCGGGCCTGAGCTGGGCGCTGTATGGCCTGAACATCGTCAACACGCGTGCGAACCTGCTCGGCGCGGGCGAGGTGCTGGAAGGCGCCGCGCTCGACAAATACTCGTTCGTGCGCAACGCTTATCTGCAGCGCCGTCAGTATCTGCTGTCTGCTGGTGGTCGGCGCCAGCAGGAACTGCCGAACTATGACGAGGAAGCGCCGCTGCCGAAGTACGACGAAGGCGAGACGGGCGCGCAGGGTGCTGCTGGCAATGCGGCTCCGGCATCCGGCGCGGCCGTGCCGCCGCCGCAGGGCGCGTCAGCGCCCGAGCCCGCATCGGGCACCGAAACACCGCCGCTCGACATGAACGGCGGCCCCGAAACCACGCAGATTCCGGCCGGTCAGTTGGTGCCACCCACGCACTTCAACTTCCCGTCCTTCAGATTGCATTGA
- a CDS encoding STAS domain-containing protein yields the protein MSDVLNPVANRFDSGATLTHESAKAALAAGLQRIAAGARGVDCAPLKQFDSSALAVLLAWVRVAAARGGKFEIINLPAGLASLAQAYGVDTLLTPAASSMVASARH from the coding sequence GTGAGCGACGTGCTGAACCCGGTCGCGAACCGCTTCGACAGTGGTGCGACGCTGACCCACGAGAGCGCGAAGGCCGCGCTCGCGGCGGGTCTGCAACGTATCGCGGCGGGCGCGCGCGGCGTCGATTGCGCGCCGCTCAAGCAATTCGATTCGTCGGCGCTCGCCGTGCTGCTCGCGTGGGTGCGGGTCGCGGCGGCGCGCGGCGGCAAGTTTGAAATCATCAATCTGCCGGCTGGTCTCGCCAGTCTCGCGCAAGCCTACGGCGTCGATACTCTCCTGACTCCTGCCGCATCCAGCATGGTTGCGTCAGCGCGACATTGA
- the mlaE gene encoding lipid asymmetry maintenance ABC transporter permease subunit MlaE, which yields MISTIGRAVLSGLGTAGYATRFFLRLLLEFFPLLRRPRLVTKQIHFVGNYSLVIIAVSGLFVGFVLGLQGYYTLNRYGSEQALGLLVALSLVRELGPVVTALLFAGRAGTSLTAEIGLMKAGEQLTAMEMMAVDPVKVVIAPRLWAGIISMPVLAAIFSAVGVLGGYVVGVLLIGVDAGAFWSQMQGGVDVWRDVGAGVVKSVVFGLAVTFVALFQGYEAKPTPEGVSRATTRTVVYASLAVLGLDFLLTALMFS from the coding sequence ATGATCAGCACGATTGGTCGCGCGGTGCTCAGCGGACTCGGCACGGCCGGCTACGCGACGCGCTTTTTCCTGCGCCTCCTGCTCGAATTTTTCCCGCTGCTGCGCCGCCCGCGCCTTGTCACGAAGCAGATCCACTTCGTAGGTAATTATTCGCTCGTGATCATCGCGGTGTCGGGGTTGTTCGTCGGCTTCGTGCTCGGTCTGCAGGGCTATTACACGCTGAACCGCTACGGCTCCGAGCAGGCGCTCGGGTTGCTGGTCGCGCTGTCGCTCGTGCGCGAGCTCGGGCCGGTCGTGACGGCGCTGCTGTTCGCCGGCCGCGCGGGCACGTCGCTTACCGCCGAGATCGGCCTGATGAAGGCGGGCGAGCAACTCACCGCGATGGAAATGATGGCCGTCGATCCGGTCAAAGTCGTCATCGCGCCGCGCCTGTGGGCCGGCATTATCTCGATGCCGGTCCTCGCCGCGATCTTCAGCGCGGTTGGCGTTCTGGGTGGTTACGTGGTGGGTGTGCTGCTGATCGGCGTCGATGCCGGCGCGTTCTGGTCGCAGATGCAAGGCGGCGTCGACGTGTGGCGCGATGTCGGGGCCGGGGTCGTCAAGAGCGTGGTGTTCGGCCTCGCGGTGACCTTCGTCGCGCTGTTTCAGGGCTACGAGGCGAAGCCGACGCCGGAAGGCGTGTCGCGCGCGACGACCCGCACGGTCGTGTATGCCTCGCTCGCGGTGCTCGGGCTCGATTTCCTGCTGACCGCACTGATGTTCAGTTAA
- a CDS encoding MlaC/ttg2D family ABC transporter substrate-binding protein codes for MKKFFLIPLFAALFSFVSVGASAQTVDTNSPEALIKTVTQQVMDAIRNDKSIQQGDITRITALVNEKILPYTDFRRTTQLAMGRNWRTATPEQQNQVVEQFKMLLIRTYSGALAQVRDQQIQYKPFRMNPDDTDTVVRSVVMNNGQPIELDYRLYKTQQGWRVYDINVLGAWLIQAYQQQFNEQIQQKGVDGLIQFLTQRNQQLAAGKQS; via the coding sequence ATGAAAAAATTCTTCCTGATTCCGTTGTTTGCCGCGTTGTTTTCGTTCGTCAGCGTGGGCGCATCGGCGCAAACCGTGGACACCAACTCGCCTGAAGCGCTGATCAAGACCGTCACCCAGCAGGTGATGGACGCGATTCGCAACGACAAGTCGATCCAGCAGGGCGACATCACGCGCATCACGGCTCTCGTCAACGAAAAGATCCTGCCGTACACCGACTTCCGCCGCACCACGCAGCTCGCGATGGGCCGCAATTGGCGCACCGCGACGCCCGAGCAACAGAACCAGGTGGTCGAGCAGTTCAAGATGCTGCTGATCCGCACCTATTCGGGCGCGCTCGCGCAGGTGCGCGACCAGCAGATCCAGTACAAGCCGTTCCGCATGAACCCGGACGACACCGACACGGTGGTGCGCTCGGTCGTCATGAACAACGGCCAGCCGATCGAACTCGACTACCGCCTGTACAAGACGCAGCAAGGCTGGCGCGTGTATGACATCAACGTGCTCGGCGCGTGGTTGATCCAGGCGTATCAGCAGCAGTTCAACGAGCAGATCCAGCAGAAGGGCGTGGACGGACTGATCCAGTTCCTCACGCAGCGTAATCAGCAACTCGCCGCGGGCAAGCAGTCGTGA